The Synechocystis sp. PCC 6714 genome includes the window AATGCAGGGGCCCAACTTGGAAGCTCTGCGGCAATTAGCCAATCAGTTGACCATTCCGGTAATTGCATCGGGGGGAGTAAGCCAAGTCAAAGATTTATTAAATTTACTCAGCCTGGAAAGTTTAGGGGTCAACGGAGTCATTATTGGCAAAGCACTGTACACCGGAGACATTCAGTTGGCAGAAGCAATCCGGGCGGTGGGTAATGGTCGCTGGCAAGATGTGCCGCCTATGGACTTTCCCCGTTTGGGCTAGTTTTTTAGTTCCTTGAAATCAACTTAGTCTTGACTCTGGCTGGATTGGAGAAAAACCTTAGTTCCTTCAATGACAGTGTGGTTTTGCCATGTAACTTGGACATCGGGAAAATCTAATCGATAATGTCCCCCCCGGCTTTCCTCCCGAAACAGGGCACTGGTCAAAATTAAATGGGCTATGTCCAGCAGGTTGTGGGTTTCTGTCCACAGTTGCATGAATTCGTCCAGTCCGGAGCCGTTCAATTTAACCTTATGACCCTGGGGCAAATCAGCCAAAAGTTTACTCGTATCGAGTCGTTGCCATTCTGCTCGCCATTGTGCCAATTGGGCGATCGCCATTTGGAGGGCTTCAGCTTGGCGACAAATACCAGCGGTTTGCCACATCAAACGAGGCAGTTCGCTGCGCCAATGGTTTAGGATGGCTAGGTCATTAGTCGTGTCTAGCTCAATTTCCATCGGTGTCAATTGATTAATATCTGTGGCATTGGGAGAAATGGATGGTAGGTTCAAATTTCTTAATTGCCTAGCAAAAACGATGCATTCTAGCAGGGAATTGCTGGCTAGACGATTGGCCCCATGGACCCCCGTGCTGGCCGTTTCCCCCAACGCATACAAGCCCGGAATAGTGGTTTGGCAATTAATATCCGTAGTAATGCCCCCCATCCAGTAGTGGGCCGCTGGGGCAACGGGAATTGGTTCGCGAAAAATGTCTACTCCCCATTGCAAACAACGGCGAACAATATTGGGAAAACGCCTTTGAATGCGCTCCGGCTCAATGGGACTCAGATCTAAAAAAACGGTAGCTTGGGTGGGATCTTTTTCTGTATTGGCCAAATGCTGAAAAATTGCTCGACTAACTACGTCCCTAGGAGCTAATTCTCCTTTGGGATGGTAGTCAAACGCAAACCGTTTTCCTCGGCGATCGAGTAGATGGGCCCCTTCCCCCCGGACTGCTTCACTGATTAAAAAATGGGGCACATCCGGTTTAGTTAAGGCGGTGGGATGAAATTGAAAAAATTCCAAATCCCGCACCTGGGCCCCCGATCGCCAAGCTAGGGCAATGCCATCTCCAGTGCTGACTTTGGGATTGGTGGTTTGGGCAAACACTTGACCGCCGCCACCAGTTGCCAATAACACCGCCCGGGAAAGAAAAGTTTCAATGGTTTGATTAAGAAAAACTTGAATGCCCCGACAATGACCTGTTACGGAATCAATATTCAAAGATAAGGCGATCGCCTGGGAAAAGATTTCCACATTGGCTCGAGCTTGCACCTGTTCCATCAAAGTTGAAACAATGGCCCTGCCGGTGGTATCCGCCGCATGGAGTACCCTCGGTTGGGAATGGGCCGCCTCCAACGTTAAAGCCAGATCCTGCCCATGGCGATCAAAGCTAACACCGAACTGCACCAACTCGGCGATCGCCTGGGGAGCATGGTTAACTAAAAAATCCACCGCTCCGCCATCACATAAACCAGCCCCAGCGGCCAAAGTATCTTCGTAGTGGGCCTGGGGAGAATCCGTCGGAGCAATGGCTGCCGCAATGCCCCCCTGGGCCCAATCACTGGCCCCTGTCTTTAATTCCGCTTTAGTGACCAGAGCTACACGGTAATGACTAGGCAAACAGAGACAAGCGTAGAGTCCCGCCGCTCCGGAGCCCACCACCACCACGTCAAAGTGATTTGCCCCCATATCCCCAACTCCCAAAAGATTGTCTTCCCAGATTAGCGGTTCTGGTCCTGCTTGGGCCCCTTTGTCTAGATGGAGTTGATGGCCGAAAATTGAAAACTTCCAGGGGTTATCTAAGATTAATGTTCCAGTCCCGTCCCAAATCCCGTTGGAAGTCGTCCAGAACCCGCTTTAAAGTTTGTTCCACGGTATCTCCGTCGTTGTACTCATAGGTGCGACATTGATTGGTGGTGTAGGTGTCGGTGCGATCGGGCACCACATTCTGTTGCCCAGAATAGGTTCTGCCGTAATAACCATCTTCAAAACCCCGGGCAAATTCTCCCCCAGCGGAACGGGGTTCAAAGGGTTTCTTGTCCCTCGCCGCCCTGGCCCCTTCCCGATAGCCATCGTCATAGGCCTGGGGGTGACTACCGGGATCCTGTAAAGTCCGGCTTTTTTCCACCGGATAACAATACTGGATCTTGCCAGCGGAAGCAGGGGCGATCGCCAGTAAGGGGAAAAAAACTAAAACCCCTAGACAACAAGGAACAAAACGGCAGAAACCCACAGCTATTGTTCAAACTCCACAAAAACATCTGGGCGTAAATTTTAGCCGGGTAGATGCCTAGAGAATGCCACTACTAGCTAGACCCAACACCATGCCAGCTCCCAAAATATGACCAAAGCTCATGGTAGCCAACAGTTCCGGCAAACCAAAGGTTTTCTTCGACGCCAATTGGGGCAGAGCCAAATCCCTACCCTTACCGGTTTTCTGGATGGCAAAGTAACCAATGGCAAAGGCAAACAGATTGCAGACACACATAATAATGCCCACCGAAAGATTCCAATTAGTGGTGGTAGGGCCAGCCTGGGCTAAAAATAGAGCAGTATTAAACATTGATAAAAGTTCTCCTGAGATAATCTCAAAGACTTGATTCTCTTTAAAGGTATTCTAGCTGACCAAGAGCAGTCCCCCTGTCCCTAGTTTTCCCCAAGCGTCCATCTTCCCCATTTCCTCTCCTTTGGCGATCGTCAATCAGCTCTTCACCATTCTGCCAATCGCCAATTAGTAATGAAAGCTTGACCTAGTAAGACCCTACCCAGCAATCTCAAAAAAGATCAAAAAAACAACTATCATGCAGATAATTCCATTGAAGTAGAAGCTTCAACCCCCTTTTAGGTCAATCGTCAGCCATAATTTTCAAGCCTCTGACCCCCCATAACAACCAATGTTCAAAAAAGTTGTGGTCACACCATAATTAAGTCCCATTTTTTTGTTATCGAGGCTACAATCAATGAAGTCTTTTTTCACTGATTCACCAAGCTCTACCGCTGAATAGTCTTCTCTAACACTCTTAACGTCTGAATCCTTGCATTCTGTTTTTCCACCAGAAGAAGTTAGAGAACCCTGAATCAATAGACTGATCGAGTGTGCACCGTCTGGCAATACCTAGGGGTGGCCTCGATTTTGACCGACCATCTAATTTTTGTACACGACTTAGGAGTTAACGAGGAAAACGGCATGACCCAGACGAAAGAGCCACTCACCAAAGCTGAATCCCCCGAACTAGACCAAGAAATAGAACTAAGCCAATATATCAACACCGATGATATTGACGACGATGATATTGACGTAGAGGATTTGGAACAGGAAGTTGCCGCCACGGAAGGGAAAGAAAAAAAAGTCCGCAAAATCCGTAAAGATGCGGTCAAAAAGAAACCCTACACCGAAGACTCGATTCGCATCTACCTCCAGGAAATTGGCCGGATTCGTCTGCTCAGAGCCGAAGAAGAAATTGAACTAGCCCGCCAAATTGCCGACCTCCTTGAGCTCGAATTAATTCGAGACAACCTCACTCTACAACTGGAGCGCCAGCCCTCAGAGTTGGAATGGGGCAAACAGGTCTGGAAACTGGAAACCGCCAAGCAACGGTTAGCCGCTGACAAAAAAAAGGAACCGAAAAAGAAGGATATCGAAAGTTATCTCGCCAATCCAGACAATGAACTGAGTTTGGAAAACGAGTGGAGTCAACAACCCAACAAAAATTTTGCCGCTTTCCGTCGCCGTCTTTTTCTCGATCGCCGAGCTAAAGACAAAATGGTTCAATCCAACCTGCGCCTAGTGGTGTCCATTGCCAAAAAATATATGAACCGGGGTCTCTCTTTCCAAGACCTGATCCAAGAAGGTTCCCTTGGCCTAATTCGGGCCGCCGAAAAGTTTGACCACGAAAAAGGCTACAAATTCTCCACCTATGCCACCTGGTGGATCCGGCAAGCCATTACCCGGGCGATCGCCGATCAGTCCCGCACCATCCGTCTTCCCGTCCATCTTTACGAAACCATTTCTCGCATCAAAAAGACTACGAAACTTCTTTCCCAGGAAATGCGGCGCAAACCCACCGAGGAAGAAATCGCCGAAAAAATGGAGATGACCATCGAAAAACTGCGTTTCATCGCCAAATCAGCCCAACTTCCCATCTCCCTCGAAACCCCCATTGGTAAAGAAGAAGACTCTCGCCTAGGGGACTTCATTGAAGCCGACGGCGAAACCCCCGAAGACGAAGTCTCCAAAAATCTCCTACGGGAAGACTTAGAGAACGTCCTGGATACCCTCAGTCCCCGGGAACGAGATGTACTACGCTTACGCTACGGCCTAGATGACGGTCGTATGAAAACCCTAGAAGAAATCGGACAAATTTTTAACGTCACCCGGGAGCGTATCCGCCAGATCGAAGCCAAAGCTCTACGAAAACTGCGTCATCCCAACCGCAACAGCATCCTCAAGGAATATATCCGTTAATACTCATCTATCTGATATGAGCCCCCAGCGTTGTCTTGACCCCATCAGGACAACGCTTTTTACTTTATCTAATGAGAATCTCAACCTCTACCGGACACATTGCATTGACTCATAATTCACGCACCCCGCAGAAGCCACCACAAACTCCAAGCACAAGCAAACGAAAAATCCCAAAGCTTAAAATCTGCCCTTCTTAGTATCTGCCGAAAATGAGTTTGTTGAGGGAAAGGTGTGTGTGGTATGGGTTTGAGTGGACTGTGAGAATTTTTTTCGAGAAAGGTGTTGACTTTTCTTGTGGAGGTGAGTATATTGATAAATGCGCGGTTGAGAGCGAAAGCGACTCGAAGCGCTCCGAACCTAGACAAAGAAATAGTTTGAGAGACAGAAACCAGACCCTTGTTAATTCAATTAACAAACTAAAGTCTGTTTCTACTTGACAAAGAGTGTAACTCAAGTCGGAAGAAATAGCAATAGAAAAGAGCCGAAACTTATAAATTGGTTATTTTTAACACAATGGAGAGTTTGATCCTGGCTCAGGATGAACGCTGGCGGTATGCCTAACACATGCAAGTCGAACGGAGTTCCTTCGGGGACTTAGTGGCGGACGGGTGAGTAACACGTGAGAACCTACCTTCAGAATGGGGACAACAGTTGGAAACGACTGCTAATACCCAATGTGCCGAGAGGTGAAAGATTTATCGTCTGAAGATGGGCTCGCGTCTGATTAGCTAGATGGTGGGGTAAGAGCCTACCATGGCAACGATCAGTAGCTGGTCTGAGAGGATGAGCAGCCACACTGGGACTGAGACACGGCCCAGACTCCTACGGGAGGCAGCAGTGGGGAATTTTCCGCAATGGGCGAAAGCCTGACGGAGCAATACCGCGTGAGGGAGGAAGGTCCTTGGATTGTAAACCTCTTTTATCAGGGAAGAAGTTCTGACGGTACCTGATGAATAAGCATCGGCTAACTCCGTGCCAGCAGCCGCGGTAATACGGAGGATGCAAGCGTTATCCGGAATTATTGGGCGTAAAGCGTCCGTAGGTGGTTATGCAAGTCTGCCGTTAAAGAATGGAGCTTAACTCCATAGGAGCGGTGGAAACTGCAAGACTAGAGTACAGTAGGGGTAGCAGGAATTCCCAGTGTAGCGGTGAAATGCGTAGATATTGGGAAGAACATCGGTGGCGAAAGCGTGCTACTGGGCTGAAACTGACACTGAGGGACGAAAGCTAGGGTAGCGAAAGGGATTAGATACCCCTGTAGTCCTAGCCGTAAACGATGGATACTAGGCGTGGCTTGTATCGACCCGAGCCGTGCCGAAGCTAACGCGTTAAGTATCCCGCCTGGGGAGTACGCACGCAAGTGTGAAACTCAAAGGAATTGACGGGGGCCCGCACAAGCGGTGGAGTATGTGGTTTAATTCGATGCAACGCGAAGAACCTTACCAAGGCTTGACATCCCTGGAATCCTGCGGAAACGTGGGAGTGCCTTAGGGAGCCAGGAGACAGGTGGTGCATGGCTGTCGTCAGCTCGTGTCGTGAGATGTTGGGTTAAGTCCCGCAACGAGCGCAACCCTCGTTTTTAGTTGCCATCATTAAGTTGGGCACTCTAGAGAGACTGCCGGTGACAAACCGGAGGAAGGTGGGGATGACGTCAAGTCATCATGCCCCTTACGCCTTGGGCTACACACGTACTACAATGGTCGGGACAACGGGCAGCGAGCTCGCGAGAGTAAGCGAATCCCATCAAACCCGGCCTCAGTTCAGATTGCAGGCTGCAACTCGCCTGCATGAAGGAGGAATCGCTAGTAATCGCAGGTCAGAATACTGCGGTGAATTCGTTCCCGGGCCTTGTACACACCGCCCGTCACACCATGGGAGCTGGTCACGCCCGAAGTCGTTACTCTAACCGCAAGGGGGAGGGCGCCGAAGGCAGGGCTAGTGACTGGGGTGAAGTCGTAACAAGGTAGCCGTACCGGAAGGTGTGGCTGGATCACCTCCTTTAAGGGAGACCTTTACCCCTTCATCTTGAAAGCAAAGTGCAAATAGAGAGAAGTTGGTCAACCAAAAGGTCGAGCAAGGGATTAGCCGAGAGGTTAAAGAGTGGAAGTCTTTCAAACTATTGCCTAGGCGAGGTAAAAGGCAAGGGCTATTAGCTCAGCTGGTTAGAGCGCACCCCTGATAAGGGTGAGGTCTCTGGTTCAAGTCCAGAATGGCCCACCTAACCAAAAAAAGCCGAAAAGAAGGATAAACCCTTCAGCATCCTGTCTGATGAGAGTCAGAGGGAATGCTGGATGTAAGTCCAGTAAGAACCTTGAAAACTGCATAAAGAAAAGAGAAAGCAGGGAAAATCTTAATCCCCCTAGCCGTTTTCAGATTAACCGTAAGGCGTTTAGCTGAGTGGATAGCCGAGAAATGGTAAAGGGAAGATGAAAGATAATCCTAGTTAGCAAAAAGAAGATCTTAAAAGGTCAAGCTACAAAGGGCTAACGGTGGATACCTTGGCACACAGAGGCGAAGAAGGACGTGGTTACCGACGAAACGCTTCGGGGAGCTGGAAACAAGCATTGATCCGGAGGTGTCCGAATGGGGCAACCCAAGTGAACTACCCGCTGAATAAAATAGGCGGGAGAGAGCAAACCTAGTGAACTGAAACATCTTAGTAGCTAGAGGAAAAGAAAACAAAAGTGATTCTCCAAGTAGCGGCGAGCGAACGGGGAACAGCCTAAACCAATCTTTTCGGAGATTGGGGTCGTGGGACAGCAACGTGGACTGAGTAAATTAGACGAAGCAGCTGAAAACTGCACCAGAGGAGGTGAAAGTCCTGTAGTCGAAAATTGAATCAGCCTAGCTGTATCCCGAGTAGGTCGGAGCTCGTGGAATTCCGATTGAATCCGCCAGGACCACCTGGTAAGGCTAAATACTACTGTGTGACCGATAGCGTAAAGTACCGCGAGGGAAAGGTGAAAAGAACCCCGTTGAGGGGAGTGAAATAGAACATGAAACCGTTAGCCTACAAGCAATGGGAGCTCGATTAAACGAGTGACCGTGTGCCTGTTGAAGAATGAGCCGGCGACTTACAGGTTGTGGCAGGTTAAGGTGTGTTGCACCGAAGCCAAAGTGAAAGCGAGCCTGAATAGGGCGTTAGTCACAATTTGTAGACCCGAACCCGGGTGATCTAACCATGGCCAGGATGAAGCTTAGGTAACACTAAGTGGAGGTCCGAACCGACTAATGTTGAAAAATTAGCGGATGAGCTGTGGTTAGGGGTGAAATGCCAATCGAACCCGGAGCTAGCTGGTTCTCCCCGAAATGTGTTTAGGCGCAGCGGTTGTAAAGTCAACTTGGGGGGTAAAGCACTGTTTCGCTGCGGGCGGCGAGAGCTGTACCAAAGTGAGGCAAACTCAGAATACCCAAGAAGAAACGACCAGTAAGACGGTGGGGGATAAGCTTCATCGTCGAAAGGGAAACAGCCCAGACCACCAGCTAAGGTCCCCAAATCATCACTAAGTGATAAAGGAGGTGGGAGTGCATTGACAACCAGGAGGTTTGCCTAGAAGCAGCAATCCTTAAAAGAGTGCGTAATAGCTCACTGGTCAAGCGCTCCTGCGCCGAAAATGAACGGGGCTAAGTGATGTACCGAAGCTGTGGACTCAGATATGAGTGGTAGGGGAGCGTTCTGTATAGGGTGAAGCACTAGCGGCAAGCAGGTGTGGACAGTACAGAAGTGAGAATGTCGGCTTGAGTAGCGAAAATATGGGTGAGAATCCCATACCCCGAAATCCTAAGGGTTCCTCCGGAAGGCTCGTCCGCGGAGGGTTAGTCAGGACCTAAGGCGAGGCTGAGAAGCGTAGTCGATGGACAACCGGTCAATATTCCGGTACTGATTATAAATTGTGGCGGGGGACGGAGAAGGCTAGTGCAGCTGGAAGTTGGTTACCAGTCCAAGCATTCGAGGCAATGAGAGACGGCGAAAACGTCTTGAGCGGAGGTGTGATGGGGAGTCTCTACGGAGACGAAGTGTATGATGTCAAGCTTCCAAGAAAAGCCCGAACCACGTTAATTTGTAATCACCTGTACCCGAAACCGACACAGGTAGGAAGGTAGAGAATACTAAGGGGCGCGAGGTAACTCTCTCTAAGGAACTCGGCAAAATTACCCCGTAACTTCGGGAGAAGGGGTGCCTCCAGCAATGGAGGTCGCAGTGAATAGGCCCAGGCGACTGTTTACCAAAAACACAGGTCTCCGCAAAGTCGTAAGACGCAGTATGGGGGCTGACGCCTGCCCAGTGCCGGAAGGTTAAGGAAGTTGGTTAGGAGTAATCCGAAGCTAGCGACTGAAGCCCCGGTGAACGGCGGCCGTAACTATAACGGTCCTAAGGTAGCGAAATTCCTTGTCGGGTAAGTTCCGACCCGCACGAAAGGCGTAACGATCTGGGCACTGTCTCGGAGAGAGGCTCGGCGAAATAGGATTGTCTGTGAAGATACGGACTCCCTGCACCTGGACAGAAAGACCCTATGAAGCTTTACTGTAGCTTGGAATTGGGTTCGGGCTTTGCTTGCGCAGGATAGGTGGGAGACTATGAAGTTGCTCTTGTGGGAGTAATGGAGTCAACGGTGAGATACCACTCTGGTGAGGCTAGAATTCTAACTTGTTCCCGTTATCCGGGAGAAGGACAATTTCAGGTGGGCAGTTTGACTGGGGCGGTCGCCTCCTAAAAGGTAACGGAGGCGCGCAAAGGTTTCCTCAGGCTGGTTGGAAATCAGCCGAAGAGTGTAAAAGCAGAAGGAAGCTTGACTGTGAGACTGACAAGTCAAACAGGGACGAAAGTCGGCTTTAGTGATCCGACGGCACTGAGTGGAAGGGCCGTCGCTCAACGGATAAAAGTTACTCTAGGGATAACAGGCTGATCTCCGCCAAGAGTTCACATCGACGCGGAGGTTTGGCACCTCGATGTCGGCTCATCGCAACCTGGGGCGGTAGTACGTCCCAAGGGTTGGGCTGTTCGCCCATTAAAGCGGTACGTGAGCTGGGTTCAGAACGTCGTGAGACAGTTCGGTCCATATCCGGTGTAGGCGTAAGAGTATTGAGAGGAGACTTCCTTAGTACGAGAGGACCGGGAAGTACGCACCTCTGGTGTACCTGTTATCGTGCCAACGGTAAACGCAGGGTAGCCAAGTGCGGAGTGGATAACCGCTGAAAGCATCTAAGTGGGAAGCCCACCTCAAGATGAGTACTCTCATGGTGTTAAGCCAGTAAGGTCACGGGAAGACTACCCGTTGATAGGCTCTAGATGGAAGTTCAGTAATGGATGAAGTCGAGGAGTACTAATAGACCGAGGGCTTGACCTTTATTCTTCTTTTTCTTTCTCTTTTCCTGTGCAGTCTTCTGGGTCTCTTCTCATATCAGACCCGACAGTTTTTCTTGGTGTCTTTAGCGTCATGGAACCACTCCGATCCCATCCCGCACTCGGTTGTGAAATGTGACAGCGGCGACGATACTTTGGGGGTTGCCCCTCGGCACAATAGTCCGATGCCAAGTTCCTCTTTCTTTGAACCCTCCACCCTCTGGTTGGAGGGTTTCTTCGTCGTCACCATTTTCTCAAAAGTCAATTCGAGAGTTCCTTTTTTAGAATGGAGATAATCTATCTTTCGATTTTGCTCAGGTCGGCTGTCAACAAGTAGAATGATAGAATTATTGAAAGTCTAGTTTTGGCTTTTGAGAAATTTTTAGTTGGTTATTTCCATATTCCTTAGTTCCCTTTTGTTGTTAACCCAGGAGGTTTTAAACTCTCAGATGACTCAAGTTGTTGTAGGTCAGAACGAACCGATTGAATCCGCGCTACGCCGCTTTAAGCGTCAGGTTGCTAAGGCTGGCATTTATACAGACTTTAAAAAGCACCAATTCTTTGAGACACCACAGGAAAAGCATAAGCGCAAGGAAGCTACCCGCAGAAGACAGCGTTCGCGTCGTCGTTAATTTTCAGTGTTGAGATTAGAAACACAATTTCACATCCCAAGAACTTCCTCGGTTTTAATACAGCTGGGGGAGTTTTTGTTTTTTTATTTGTTTGAGAAGGTTTGGGGGCTTAAAATTCCATGATCTAAACGCCAACATTGATCGGCGATCGCCATTAATTCTCCTGGATCATGGGTGACAACCAAGAGTCCCCAATGGGATTTTAACTTAGTGAGTAGACCAGTTAATTGCCGGCGCATGGACCAATCTAGGCCGGCGGTAGGTTCATCTAAAAGCAGAATATTGGGTTGGCGAATTAACTGTACAGCGAGGGACAATCGTCTTTGCTGACCTCCACTGAGGGCTTGGGGGGATAAATTCCAGGGACAATGCCCTAGACCAACTTC containing:
- the psaK gene encoding photosystem I reaction center subunit PsaK is translated as MFNTALFLAQAGPTTTNWNLSVGIIMCVCNLFAFAIGYFAIQKTGKGRDLALPQLASKKTFGLPELLATMSFGHILGAGMVLGLASSGIL
- the nadB gene encoding L-aspartate oxidase, encoding MGANHFDVVVVGSGAAGLYACLCLPSHYRVALVTKAELKTGASDWAQGGIAAAIAPTDSPQAHYEDTLAAGAGLCDGGAVDFLVNHAPQAIAELVQFGVSFDRHGQDLALTLEAAHSQPRVLHAADTTGRAIVSTLMEQVQARANVEIFSQAIALSLNIDSVTGHCRGIQVFLNQTIETFLSRAVLLATGGGGQVFAQTTNPKVSTGDGIALAWRSGAQVRDLEFFQFHPTALTKPDVPHFLISEAVRGEGAHLLDRRGKRFAFDYHPKGELAPRDVVSRAIFQHLANTEKDPTQATVFLDLSPIEPERIQRRFPNIVRRCLQWGVDIFREPIPVAPAAHYWMGGITTDINCQTTIPGLYALGETASTGVHGANRLASNSLLECIVFARQLRNLNLPSISPNATDINQLTPMEIELDTTNDLAILNHWRSELPRLMWQTAGICRQAEALQMAIAQLAQWRAEWQRLDTSKLLADLPQGHKVKLNGSGLDEFMQLWTETHNLLDIAHLILTSALFREESRGGHYRLDFPDVQVTWQNHTVIEGTKVFLQSSQSQD
- the rpoD gene encoding RNA polymerase sigma factor RpoD; amino-acid sequence: MTQTKEPLTKAESPELDQEIELSQYINTDDIDDDDIDVEDLEQEVAATEGKEKKVRKIRKDAVKKKPYTEDSIRIYLQEIGRIRLLRAEEEIELARQIADLLELELIRDNLTLQLERQPSELEWGKQVWKLETAKQRLAADKKKEPKKKDIESYLANPDNELSLENEWSQQPNKNFAAFRRRLFLDRRAKDKMVQSNLRLVVSIAKKYMNRGLSFQDLIQEGSLGLIRAAEKFDHEKGYKFSTYATWWIRQAITRAIADQSRTIRLPVHLYETISRIKKTTKLLSQEMRRKPTEEEIAEKMEMTIEKLRFIAKSAQLPISLETPIGKEEDSRLGDFIEADGETPEDEVSKNLLREDLENVLDTLSPRERDVLRLRYGLDDGRMKTLEEIGQIFNVTRERIRQIEAKALRKLRHPNRNSILKEYIR
- the rpsU gene encoding 30S ribosomal protein S21 → MTQVVVGQNEPIESALRRFKRQVAKAGIYTDFKKHQFFETPQEKHKRKEATRRRQRSRRR